One stretch of Pradoshia sp. D12 DNA includes these proteins:
- a CDS encoding GntR family transcriptional regulator — protein sequence MNKYEAIANEMRRRVKSDYYSKDQPIPDEYTLSKEFDSSRVTMKKALNILVTEGLLYRKRGHGTFIIEPPFDDNKVNIISEENIGLSNLANNDEVKSKVIAFEIQFPSEQVASKLRISLDTPVYHIIRLRIVNDEPYVIEKTYMPANLVPGINDEVLHSSIYKHIKETLELKMGGAHRKIRACKSNELDQKYLDCRADDPILEVEQVAFLITGIPFEYSFSRHHHDKFVFTTVTVNR from the coding sequence ATGAACAAGTACGAGGCCATTGCAAATGAAATGAGGCGAAGGGTAAAGAGTGATTATTACTCAAAGGACCAGCCGATTCCAGACGAATATACTCTTTCGAAAGAATTTGACAGCAGCAGGGTAACGATGAAAAAAGCTTTGAATATTCTTGTTACAGAGGGGCTTTTATATAGGAAAAGAGGACATGGTACCTTTATTATCGAGCCTCCATTTGATGACAATAAAGTGAATATCATCAGTGAAGAAAATATTGGACTATCCAATCTGGCCAATAATGATGAGGTAAAAAGCAAGGTAATTGCCTTTGAAATTCAATTTCCCTCTGAGCAAGTAGCCAGTAAACTAAGGATCAGCCTTGATACACCTGTCTATCATATTATTCGTCTCAGGATTGTAAATGATGAACCATATGTAATAGAAAAAACATACATGCCGGCTAATCTGGTTCCCGGTATTAATGATGAGGTTCTTCATTCTTCCATATATAAGCATATTAAAGAAACACTTGAATTAAAAATGGGTGGAGCACACCGTAAAATCAGAGCATGTAAATCAAATGAACTGGATCAAAAATACCTGGATTGCAGAGCTGACGATCCTATCTTGGAAGTCGAACAAGTTGCCTTTTTGATTACTGGTATACCATTTGAATACTCTTTCTCACGGCATCATCACGACAAGTTCGTCTTTACAACGGTAACGGTAAATCGATAG
- a CDS encoding carbohydrate ABC transporter permease, giving the protein MKANVSVTEPKIPAKQDHAYNIKKLLGAIVKYGSLLLGVAVAILPVLVVFIGSFKSKEEFLTTGVLALPEQFTFDNYTKAFIDGQMTVGFKNTLIIFIVSIVGKLLLGTMIAYVLNRFDFKLKKPIMGLFLLATLIPAITTQVATFQIIEGMGLFNTIWSVIVLNLGTDVIAVYVFLQYLNNIPVSLDEAAIMEGASYFQIYRKIILPLLKAPMITILIISGVGIYNDFYNPFLYMPSPELKVISTALFAFKGPYGTDWPVILAGVIIVITPILIVFLALQKYIYNGVSGSVK; this is encoded by the coding sequence ATGAAGGCAAATGTCAGTGTGACAGAACCAAAGATTCCAGCAAAGCAGGATCATGCATACAACATTAAGAAACTGCTTGGCGCCATTGTAAAATACGGCAGCTTACTGCTTGGAGTAGCGGTTGCTATTTTACCTGTATTGGTTGTGTTTATTGGATCATTCAAGTCAAAAGAGGAATTCCTGACAACTGGTGTTCTTGCTTTACCGGAACAATTTACGTTTGACAATTATACAAAAGCATTCATAGATGGCCAAATGACTGTTGGGTTTAAAAATACGCTTATCATCTTTATTGTTTCAATTGTAGGAAAACTCTTGCTTGGAACGATGATTGCATATGTTTTGAACCGATTTGATTTTAAATTGAAGAAACCTATTATGGGACTCTTCCTCCTTGCAACCCTGATTCCGGCAATCACTACACAGGTTGCAACATTCCAGATTATTGAAGGAATGGGCTTATTCAATACGATTTGGTCGGTTATTGTGCTGAATCTTGGCACAGACGTAATAGCTGTCTATGTATTCCTGCAGTACCTTAACAATATTCCAGTTTCATTGGATGAAGCAGCAATCATGGAAGGCGCATCTTACTTTCAAATATATCGCAAGATTATCTTGCCTTTGCTCAAAGCTCCAATGATTACGATTCTTATTATTAGCGGTGTGGGAATCTACAATGACTTCTACAATCCATTCCTGTATATGCCGTCACCTGAATTGAAGGTTATTTCAACAGCGTTATTTGCCTTTAAAGGACCATATGGAACGGATTGGCCGGTCATTCTGGCGGGTGTTATTATCGTAATTACACCAATACTAATCGTCTTCCTGGCCCTTCAAAAGTATATTTATAACGGAGTTTCTGGTTCAGTAAAATAA
- a CDS encoding carbohydrate ABC transporter permease: MKKINLSYKAQRRIIIFLFSALPVFLLLLFSYYPLVKMLQYSVTDWNGISPTKENVGLANYLKVFTNPEYFSVFKVSLYYFVATFIQLGIALYFATILTFKVKFANFWKGILFFPYLLNGVAIGFIFLYFFKAGGTLDTVMTFLGLDSQIQLWLGDRSINNMSLAFTSIWRYMGFNFIIFLGAIQSIDPEIYEAAEIDGASRFQQFLYIILPSIKQIVFLNIILGISGSLSVFDIPYIMTGGSNGTKTFVIQTIDTAFKYQKLGLASAMALILLVIVIVVTLIQKYMTREKEV; this comes from the coding sequence ATGAAAAAAATAAATTTGAGTTATAAGGCGCAGCGTCGTATTATCATTTTTCTGTTTTCAGCTTTACCTGTTTTTTTGCTTTTATTATTTTCTTATTATCCGCTAGTAAAAATGCTTCAATACAGTGTTACGGATTGGAATGGGATTAGTCCGACGAAGGAGAATGTTGGTCTCGCCAACTATTTAAAGGTCTTTACAAACCCAGAGTACTTTTCAGTATTTAAAGTCAGTCTCTACTATTTTGTAGCGACATTTATCCAACTGGGAATTGCTTTATACTTTGCCACGATCCTAACTTTTAAGGTGAAATTCGCAAACTTTTGGAAGGGTATTTTGTTTTTTCCGTACCTTTTAAATGGAGTGGCTATTGGGTTCATCTTCTTGTATTTCTTCAAAGCCGGAGGAACATTGGATACGGTCATGACTTTCCTTGGGTTAGATAGTCAAATCCAATTATGGCTTGGAGACCGTTCTATAAACAATATGTCCCTGGCGTTTACGTCGATTTGGAGATATATGGGGTTCAACTTCATCATATTCCTGGGAGCTATTCAGTCCATTGATCCTGAAATTTATGAAGCAGCGGAAATTGATGGTGCCAGCCGGTTCCAGCAATTTTTATACATTATTTTACCGAGTATCAAACAGATTGTGTTCCTGAATATCATTTTAGGAATAAGCGGTTCCCTAAGTGTATTCGATATCCCATACATTATGACGGGTGGATCAAATGGAACGAAAACCTTTGTCATTCAAACAATCGATACAGCCTTTAAGTACCAGAAGCTAGGACTGGCGTCTGCCATGGCCCTCATATTGTTAGTCATTGTCATCGTCGTGACATTAATTCAAAAATACATGACTAGAGAGAAAGAGGTGTGA
- a CDS encoding ABC transporter substrate-binding protein, with amino-acid sequence MKKLFRMGVAASALALALTGCSDKSNSDSDSKESGKETITFINHKTDWTGNGKWDEYIAEFNKKHPDIEVKVETITDYAGQMQIRMNSEDYGDVFMIPTTIKPEDNANFLEPLGKQDELSKKYMLLSDRSYEGTSYGIPIAVNTTGVILNMKVFKDAGIDTVPATPEDFVAALETIKKKNADVTPLYTNYASGWTLTNWDFIRTGASGDPDVTNKMVKDKEPFADGKVMNTSYKLLYDLAEKGLTEADPSTTDWEQSKQDLADGKIAVMVLGSWAIEQVQALAENPEDIQYAAFPITAQDGKQYAAIGGDYNIGINANSKQKEAARKFVDWFIDESNYTKDTGAISPKVGEEMPAALKTMETAGVEFIQANPSPKGEESLFSDINNTSEIGIDTTEATKQRIIDAAKGNTKESFDAIMKDLNKKWSSAMEEIGK; translated from the coding sequence ATGAAGAAATTATTCCGTATGGGGGTTGCCGCAAGTGCTCTGGCCCTTGCATTAACAGGTTGCAGTGATAAGAGCAATAGTGATTCCGATTCTAAAGAGTCAGGAAAAGAAACAATCACTTTTATCAACCACAAGACAGACTGGACAGGTAATGGGAAATGGGATGAATACATAGCAGAGTTTAATAAAAAACATCCCGATATAGAAGTAAAAGTGGAAACGATTACAGACTATGCTGGTCAAATGCAAATTAGGATGAACTCAGAAGACTACGGTGATGTGTTCATGATTCCAACAACGATTAAGCCTGAAGACAATGCAAACTTCCTTGAGCCGCTTGGTAAACAGGATGAATTATCAAAGAAATATATGCTTTTAAGTGACCGTTCTTATGAAGGTACTTCCTATGGTATTCCGATTGCAGTTAATACGACTGGTGTCATCCTTAACATGAAGGTATTTAAAGATGCAGGTATTGATACTGTTCCAGCAACACCAGAAGATTTCGTAGCTGCATTAGAAACAATCAAGAAAAAGAACGCGGATGTAACTCCTTTATACACAAACTACGCTTCCGGCTGGACATTAACTAACTGGGACTTCATCCGTACAGGTGCTTCCGGTGATCCGGATGTTACGAATAAAATGGTGAAAGATAAAGAACCGTTTGCAGATGGTAAAGTAATGAACACAAGCTACAAACTTTTATATGATTTAGCGGAAAAAGGTTTAACTGAAGCTGATCCTTCCACAACTGATTGGGAACAATCCAAACAAGATTTGGCAGACGGAAAAATTGCTGTTATGGTTCTAGGCAGCTGGGCAATTGAACAAGTTCAAGCTCTTGCTGAAAATCCAGAAGATATTCAGTATGCAGCGTTCCCAATTACCGCACAAGATGGCAAACAGTATGCTGCGATTGGCGGAGACTACAATATCGGTATTAATGCGAACAGCAAACAAAAAGAAGCTGCTCGTAAGTTCGTAGACTGGTTTATTGATGAATCTAACTATACAAAAGATACAGGAGCCATCTCTCCTAAGGTTGGCGAAGAAATGCCAGCAGCTCTTAAAACGATGGAAACAGCTGGAGTAGAATTTATCCAGGCTAATCCATCACCTAAAGGAGAAGAATCTCTATTTAGTGACATCAACAACACATCTGAAATCGGAATTGATACAACAGAAGCAACGAAGCAACGTATTATCGATGCGGCAAAAGGCAATACAAAAGAATCCTTTGATGCCATTATGAAAGACTTGAACAAAAAATGGTCCAGTGCAATGGAAGAGATTGGCAAGTAA
- a CDS encoding glycoside hydrolase family 113: MDFIKGFSFGYMSKRGEWEDVKAKQSLKSLKERCGIDHVVLTVVAEQDRPQSTVINWREHPNVVSDEEIIEMVHFAQSLGLKVILKPMVNVSDGTWRAHINFFDTDVPCEPKWSEWFASYNEFILHYAKLAEETKCSMFVVGCEMVNADRREKEWRDLINEVRKLYSGLVTYNCDKYQEDILKWWDAVDVISSSGYYPIDKWEQELDRIESVVKKHTKPFFFCEAGCPSWEGGDLLPNDWTLRGKADVNVQKEWYEKMFSTTVKRDWVKGFALWDWKAHLYPIEKADSDQDYAVYGKPAEKVIYRYYKEIF, encoded by the coding sequence ATGGATTTTATTAAGGGATTTAGCTTTGGTTATATGAGTAAGCGCGGAGAATGGGAGGATGTGAAGGCAAAACAGTCTTTAAAATCTTTAAAAGAAAGATGCGGAATTGATCATGTCGTTTTAACGGTTGTGGCAGAGCAAGATCGACCCCAGTCCACTGTAATTAACTGGAGGGAACATCCGAATGTGGTCAGTGATGAAGAAATCATCGAGATGGTCCATTTTGCACAATCACTGGGTTTAAAGGTTATTTTAAAACCGATGGTGAATGTTTCGGACGGGACATGGCGTGCCCATATTAATTTCTTTGATACCGATGTTCCGTGTGAGCCTAAATGGTCTGAATGGTTTGCCTCTTACAATGAATTCATTCTTCATTACGCGAAACTAGCTGAAGAAACGAAGTGTTCCATGTTTGTGGTCGGCTGTGAAATGGTCAATGCAGACCGCCGTGAAAAGGAATGGCGTGATTTAATAAATGAGGTCCGGAAGCTGTACAGTGGACTTGTTACTTATAATTGCGATAAGTACCAAGAAGATATTCTAAAATGGTGGGACGCTGTTGATGTGATCTCTTCTAGCGGTTATTATCCGATTGATAAATGGGAACAAGAGCTTGACCGTATTGAAAGCGTTGTCAAGAAACACACTAAACCATTTTTCTTCTGTGAAGCCGGCTGTCCGAGCTGGGAGGGTGGAGATTTGCTCCCAAATGACTGGACATTAAGAGGGAAAGCAGATGTCAATGTCCAAAAAGAGTGGTACGAAAAGATGTTTAGCACAACGGTAAAGCGAGATTGGGTAAAAGGATTTGCCTTATGGGACTGGAAAGCTCATTTATATCCTATAGAAAAGGCAGATTCTGATCAGGACTATGCTGTCTATGGAAAGCCGGCAGAAAAAGTTATTTATCGATATTATAAGGAAATCTTTTAA
- a CDS encoding AGE family epimerase/isomerase, producing MEKVEFKKELNERILPFWVKLLDYENGGSYGIVDYDLTLHKDSPKGGVVGARHLWSYSGAYLLTKDEKYLRAAEHSYHFLINALWDQEHKGIYWLVDHLGQPLISTKHIYAQSFAIYGLSEYVKASDNKEALTYAIDLFHLLEDTCFSTTYGGYKEEFTQDWIQTEHHLLNEGANAVFTTNSHLHLLEAYTNLYSVWPDRQLLSKINYLLDLFYSKIYHPTEHVCRVAFDENWQSTKEAYSYGHDIETSWLLTETLHITGLDRPDIVEMNKQIAYKVAVEGIDPDGSIYDAKKEGNIHKTRIWWAQAEAVIGFYNAYQLTKDEQFIQLSERAWTYIQKKIHDPRTGGEWFSRIDEHGEVISSLRNDQYQTPENIADSWKGFYHNGRMCYELIKRLPE from the coding sequence TTGGAAAAGGTTGAATTTAAAAAGGAATTAAACGAAAGAATTCTCCCCTTTTGGGTGAAGCTATTGGATTATGAAAATGGCGGATCATATGGAATTGTGGATTATGATTTAACCCTTCACAAAGATAGTCCCAAAGGAGGTGTGGTAGGAGCACGTCACCTGTGGAGCTACTCGGGCGCTTACCTTCTCACGAAAGATGAAAAATATTTGCGGGCCGCTGAGCATTCCTACCATTTCTTGATTAATGCGTTATGGGACCAAGAACATAAAGGAATCTATTGGCTTGTCGATCACCTTGGGCAGCCTCTCATCTCAACCAAGCACATCTATGCACAAAGCTTTGCTATTTATGGACTTAGTGAATATGTCAAGGCATCTGACAATAAGGAAGCCTTAACCTATGCCATTGATCTTTTTCATCTTCTTGAAGATACATGTTTTTCTACTACATACGGAGGTTACAAAGAGGAATTTACACAGGACTGGATACAGACCGAGCATCATCTGCTGAATGAAGGTGCTAATGCTGTTTTTACTACTAACAGTCATCTTCACCTATTAGAAGCCTATACAAATTTATATAGTGTTTGGCCTGATAGGCAGCTGTTGAGCAAAATCAATTATCTGTTGGATTTGTTTTATTCAAAAATCTATCACCCTACAGAACATGTTTGCAGAGTCGCTTTTGATGAAAACTGGCAGTCTACAAAAGAGGCGTACTCCTACGGCCATGATATCGAAACGAGCTGGCTCTTAACCGAAACCCTACATATAACCGGTCTTGACCGGCCAGATATTGTAGAAATGAATAAGCAGATTGCTTACAAGGTTGCAGTTGAAGGCATTGATCCGGATGGATCTATCTATGATGCTAAAAAAGAGGGAAACATACATAAGACAAGGATTTGGTGGGCGCAGGCAGAGGCAGTTATCGGCTTTTATAATGCTTATCAGCTTACTAAAGATGAACAATTTATCCAACTCAGCGAACGTGCTTGGACGTATATTCAGAAAAAGATTCACGACCCTCGTACGGGAGGAGAATGGTTCTCAAGGATAGATGAGCACGGAGAGGTAATCTCCTCACTCAGAAATGATCAATACCAAACACCTGAAAATATCGCTGACTCCTGGAAAGGATTTTATCATAACGGCCGCATGTGTTATGAGCTAATAAAAAGACTTCCAGAATAA